The Phycicoccus sp. M110.8 genome includes a window with the following:
- a CDS encoding acetolactate synthase large subunit, whose amino-acid sequence MAQQARAKTPTQVTGAQSLVLSLEAVGVDTVFGIPGGAILPAYDPLLDSTKVRHILVRHEQGAGHAAEGYASATGRVGVCMATSGPGATNLVTAIADAYMDSVPMVAITGQVSSSAIGTDAFQEADIRGITMPITKHNYLVTDAAEIPRVVAEAFHIASTGRPGPVLVDISKDALQARTVFSWPPKFDLPGYRPVARPHNKQIREAARLVAEAKRPVLYVGGGVVRGHASEELRAFVELTQIPVVTTLMARGAVPDSHPLHLGMPGMHGSVAAVTALQKSDLLITLGARFDDRVTGLLSTFAPEAKVIHADIDPAEISKNRVADVPIVGDVREVLTELTAAVTADHQAGKEGDYAAWREQTAGWKATFPLGYTTPEGEETVAPQQVIERIGAIAGPEATYVAGVGQHQMWAAQFVQYERPNAWLNSGGLGTMGYAVPAAMGAKVAEPERTVWAIDGDGCFQMTNQELATCVINNIPIKVAVINNSSLGMVRQWQSLFYNERYSNTDLHTSVGRRVPDFVKLAEAYGCVGLRCERPEDIDATIAKAMEINDVPVVVDFVVHRDAMVWPMVPAGVSNDAIQVAKDTAPQWDREDDTTAEEAVADQVAAEQAAAQQEANRA is encoded by the coding sequence GTGGCGCAGCAGGCCCGCGCCAAGACCCCCACCCAGGTCACGGGTGCCCAGAGCCTCGTGCTCTCGCTCGAGGCCGTGGGCGTCGACACCGTCTTCGGCATCCCCGGCGGCGCGATCCTCCCGGCATACGACCCGCTGCTGGACTCCACGAAGGTGCGCCACATCCTCGTGCGCCACGAGCAGGGCGCGGGCCACGCGGCCGAGGGCTACGCCAGCGCCACCGGCAGGGTCGGTGTCTGCATGGCGACCTCGGGCCCCGGCGCGACCAACCTCGTCACCGCCATCGCCGACGCCTACATGGACTCGGTCCCGATGGTGGCGATCACCGGCCAGGTCAGCTCGAGCGCGATCGGGACGGACGCCTTCCAGGAGGCCGACATCCGCGGCATCACGATGCCGATCACCAAGCACAACTACCTCGTGACCGATGCGGCCGAGATCCCGCGCGTGGTCGCCGAGGCCTTCCACATCGCCTCGACCGGGCGTCCCGGCCCGGTCCTGGTCGACATCTCCAAGGACGCCCTGCAGGCGCGGACCGTCTTCTCGTGGCCGCCGAAGTTCGACCTGCCGGGCTACCGGCCCGTCGCCCGCCCGCACAACAAGCAGATCCGCGAGGCGGCCCGGCTCGTCGCCGAGGCCAAGCGCCCGGTCCTCTACGTCGGGGGCGGTGTCGTCCGCGGGCACGCGTCGGAGGAGCTGCGGGCGTTCGTCGAGCTCACGCAGATCCCCGTCGTGACCACGCTCATGGCGCGGGGCGCGGTGCCCGACAGCCACCCCCTGCACCTCGGCATGCCGGGCATGCACGGCTCGGTCGCGGCGGTCACCGCCCTGCAGAAGTCGGACCTGCTCATCACCCTCGGCGCGCGGTTCGACGACCGGGTCACGGGCCTGTTGTCGACCTTCGCCCCCGAGGCCAAGGTGATCCACGCCGACATCGACCCGGCCGAGATCTCCAAGAACCGCGTCGCCGACGTCCCGATCGTCGGTGACGTGCGCGAGGTGCTGACCGAGCTGACCGCCGCCGTGACGGCCGACCACCAGGCCGGCAAGGAGGGCGACTACGCCGCCTGGCGCGAGCAGACCGCGGGCTGGAAGGCGACCTTCCCGCTCGGCTACACCACGCCCGAGGGTGAGGAGACCGTCGCGCCGCAGCAGGTCATCGAGCGCATCGGCGCCATCGCGGGGCCGGAGGCCACCTACGTCGCCGGCGTCGGACAGCACCAGATGTGGGCGGCGCAGTTCGTGCAGTACGAGCGCCCGAACGCCTGGCTCAACAGTGGTGGCCTCGGCACGATGGGGTATGCCGTGCCGGCCGCCATGGGCGCCAAGGTCGCCGAGCCCGAGCGCACCGTCTGGGCGATCGACGGCGACGGCTGCTTCCAGATGACCAACCAGGAGCTCGCGACCTGCGTCATCAACAACATCCCGATCAAGGTCGCCGTCATCAACAACAGCAGCCTGGGCATGGTCCGGCAGTGGCAGTCGCTGTTCTACAACGAGCGGTACTCCAACACCGACCTGCACACGTCCGTCGGCCGCCGCGTGCCCGACTTCGTCAAGCTCGCCGAGGCCTACGGCTGCGTCGGCCTGCGGTGCGAGCGGCCGGAGGACATCGACGCGACGATCGCCAAGGCCATGGAGATCAACGACGTCCCGGTCGTCGTCGACTTCGTCGTCCACCGTGACGCGATGGTCTGGCCGATGGTCCCCGCCGGCGTGAGCAACGACGCCATCCAGGTGGCCAAGGACACCGCGCCGCAGTGGGACCGCGAGGACGACACGACGGCGGAGGAGGCCGTGGCCGACCAGGTCGCGGCGGAGCAGGCGGCAGCACAGCAGGAGGCGAACCGCGCATGA
- the ilvN gene encoding acetolactate synthase small subunit, translating into MSKHTLSVLVENKPGVLARIAALFSRRGFNIDSLAVGPTEHAEISRMTVVVDVEDLPLEQVTKQLNKLVEVLKVVELEPNASVQREILLVKVRTDLNSRSHVLETVQLFRAKVVDVASDTLTIEVTGNRDKLTAFLEVLEPFGVKELVQSGMVAIGRGSRSITDRALRSA; encoded by the coding sequence ATGAGCAAGCACACGCTGTCGGTCCTGGTCGAGAACAAGCCCGGTGTGCTGGCGCGCATCGCGGCGCTGTTCTCGCGGCGGGGCTTCAACATCGACTCCCTCGCCGTGGGCCCGACCGAGCACGCCGAGATCTCGCGGATGACGGTCGTCGTCGACGTCGAGGACCTCCCGCTGGAGCAGGTGACCAAGCAGCTCAACAAGCTCGTCGAGGTGCTCAAGGTCGTCGAGCTCGAGCCGAACGCCTCGGTCCAGCGCGAGATCCTGCTCGTGAAGGTCCGCACCGACCTCAACAGCCGCAGCCACGTCCTGGAGACGGTGCAGCTGTTCCGCGCCAAGGTCGTCGACGTCGCGAGCGACACGCTCACGATCGAGGTCACCGGCAACCGGGACAAGCTGACCGCCTTCCTCGAGGTGCTCGAGCCGTTCGGGGTCAAGGAGCTCGTGCAGTCCGGGATGGTGGCCATCGGGCGCGGCTCGCGCTCGATCACCGACCGGGCGCTGCGCTCCGCCTGA
- the ilvC gene encoding ketol-acid reductoisomerase, producing the protein MAEMFYDDDADLSVVQGKKVAVIGYGSQGHAHALNLRDSGVDVRVGLAEGSKSRAKAENEGLTVKSVADAVKEADLVVILTPDQVQRTVYANDIQPNLKEGAALLFGHGFNIRFGYIKPEAGSDVVMVAPKGPGHLVRREYVDGRGVPVLLAVEQDASGTAWDLAKSYAKAIGGLRAGGIRTTFTEETETDLFGEQSVLCGGASQLIMYGFETLVEAGYQPEVAYFECLHELKLIVDLMVEGGIAKQRWSVSDTAEYGDYVSGPRVIDEHVKENMKAVLADIKSGAFAQRFIDDQDAGAPEFKALREKGAQHPIEATGRDLRKLMAWVKDTDTDYVEGSAAR; encoded by the coding sequence GTGGCCGAGATGTTCTACGACGACGACGCTGACCTGAGTGTGGTCCAGGGCAAGAAGGTGGCCGTGATCGGCTACGGCAGCCAGGGCCACGCCCACGCGCTCAACCTGCGCGACTCGGGCGTCGACGTCCGCGTCGGCCTGGCCGAGGGCAGCAAGAGCCGGGCGAAGGCCGAGAACGAGGGCCTCACCGTGAAGTCCGTCGCCGACGCCGTGAAGGAGGCCGACCTCGTCGTCATCCTCACCCCGGACCAGGTGCAGCGGACGGTGTACGCCAACGACATCCAGCCCAACCTCAAGGAGGGCGCGGCGCTGCTGTTCGGCCACGGCTTCAACATCCGGTTCGGCTACATCAAGCCCGAGGCCGGCTCGGACGTCGTCATGGTCGCGCCCAAGGGCCCGGGTCACCTCGTGCGCCGCGAGTACGTCGATGGCCGAGGCGTGCCGGTGCTGCTCGCGGTCGAGCAGGACGCCAGCGGCACGGCCTGGGACCTCGCGAAGTCCTACGCCAAGGCGATCGGCGGCCTGCGCGCCGGCGGCATCAGGACGACGTTCACCGAGGAGACCGAGACCGACCTGTTCGGTGAGCAGTCGGTGCTCTGCGGTGGCGCGAGCCAGCTGATCATGTACGGCTTCGAGACCCTGGTCGAGGCCGGCTACCAGCCCGAGGTCGCGTACTTCGAGTGCCTGCACGAGCTCAAGCTCATCGTCGACCTCATGGTCGAGGGCGGCATCGCCAAGCAGCGCTGGTCGGTGTCGGACACGGCCGAGTACGGCGACTACGTGTCGGGCCCCCGCGTGATCGACGAGCACGTCAAGGAGAACATGAAGGCGGTGCTCGCCGACATCAAGAGCGGTGCGTTCGCCCAGCGGTTCATCGACGACCAGGACGCCGGTGCCCCGGAGTTCAAGGCGCTGCGCGAGAAGGGTGCCCAGCACCCGATCGAGGCCACCGGCCGCGACCTGCGCAAGCTCATGGCGTGGGTGAAGGACACCGACACCGACTACGTCGAGGGCTCCGCGGCCCGCTGA